A portion of the Ornithorhynchus anatinus isolate Pmale09 unplaced genomic scaffold, mOrnAna1.pri.v4 scaffold_344_arrow_ctg1, whole genome shotgun sequence genome contains these proteins:
- the ORNANAV1R3219 gene encoding vomeronasal 1 receptor ornAnaV1R3219 → MDITFGIVILIQVGTGISANGFLFLFYIHKICGSYQLSSSDFILAHLTLANTIVLLTGGVLNALEIWSLENFLDDVECKMVMYFYRVARGLSIFSTCFLSIYQAITISPGTPRWTGLKLRLSKFIFSSYLLFWIFTLLLDFGALRFVAGSRNGSRVRITLDFKYCTEVPVSTATTLRNAIVTSLRDLSFVVVMSMASGYMVIVLHRHHRRVRHLHAPGLPPGAMPEVRAAKRVIVLVVFYVLLYGRQTIMFSVLLNRKENSPWLVNSHVAFSVTFSTMSPFLMISSDRRIRALWKRDSPFLNKDP, encoded by the coding sequence ATGGACATCACCTTTGGCATTGTGATTCTGATACAGGTTGGCACTGGGATTTCAGCAAATGGATTCCTCTTCCTGTTTTATATCCACAAGATCTGTGGCAGCTACCAGTTAAGCTCCTCTGACTTCATCCTTGCTCACCTGACCTTGGCCAACACCATCGTCCTTCTCACTGGGGGAGTCTTAAATGCACTGGAAATTTGGAGCCTTGAAAATTTCCTAGATGATGTCGAATGCAAAATGGTCATGTACTTCTATCGAGTGGCCCGTGGCCTGTCCATCTTCAGCACCTGCTTCCTGAGCATCtaccaggccatcaccatcagccccgggacccccaggtGGACGGGACTTAAGTTGAGGTTATCCAAGTTcatcttctcctcctatctcctctTCTGGATCTTCACTCTTCTCTTAGATTTTGGTGCACTGAGGTTTGTGGCAGGTTCCCGGAATGGTTCCAGGGTTCGAATCACGCTGGATTTTAAATATTGCACAGAAGTACCTGTCAGTACAGCAACCACTCTTAGAAATGCAATTGTTACCTCTCTGAGAGATCTCTCCTTCGTGGTTGTCATGAGcatggccagtggctacatggtgattgtcctgcacagacaccaccggcgGGTCCGACACCTCCATGCACCTGGACTTCCCCCTGGAGCGATGCCCGAGGTCAGGGCAGCCAAGAGGGTCATCGTCCTGGTAGTGTTCTACGTCCTGCTGTATGGACGACAGACGATCATGTTCAGTGTTTTGTTAAACAGGAAAGAGAATTCTCCATGGTTGGTGAATAGCCATGTGGCTTTTTCAGTCACCTTCTCAACTATGAGTCCGTTCCTGATGATTTCCAGCGACCGGAGAATAAGGGCATTGTGGAAAAGGGACTCTCCTTTTTTAAACAAGGATCCCTAG
- the LOC100680681 gene encoding olfactory receptor 14A16-like, which produces MKLLHPPELQENKTKGAYSITGEGMFNITTGMEFLLLGFSEVRELQLVHGMMFLLVYLVALMGNLLIVTVTALDERFHTPMYFSLSNLALIDLCLISVTVLKSVVNSLTNNRSVSFLGCILQVLFFISLASTEMILLTVMSHDHYTAICHPLRYEVVMNRGACGKMAATSWLSGGLSALMYMATTFSEPFCRSQVIHHFFCETPHLLAQAGSTVILREVKVTIFTASLSFLCFISIIISYIRIFSIVLKIPSVEGRSKAFSTCLPHLVVVVLFLSAGAFAYLKSKSNGPSGVDLFLSMFYSIVPLAINPIIYSLRNRELKIQIDIPNGSLL; this is translated from the exons ATGAAGTTGCTTCACCCTCCTGAGCTGCAAGAGAATAAGA CAAAA GGTGCCTACAGCATCACTGGAGAAGGAATGTTCAACATCACCACTGGGATGGAATTCCTCCTCCTGGGGTTTTCAGAGGTCcgggagctgcagctggtccaCGGCATGATGTTCCTCCTGGTCTACCTGGTGGCCCTGATGGGGAATCTCCTCATTGTCACTGTCACTGCCCTCGATGAGCGCTTCCATACCCCTATGTATTTCTCTCTCAGCAACCTGGCCCTCATTGACCTCTGTCTCATCTCCGTCACAGTCCTCAAGTCTGTCGTCAactccctgaccaacaacagatCCGTCTCTTTCCTGGGATGTATTTTACAAGTTTTATTTTTCATATCTTTGGCATCCACTGAAATGATCTTGCTCACCGTGATGTCCCATGACCACTATACCGCCATCTGCCACCCCTTGCGCTATGAGGTCGTCATGAACAGAGGGGCTTGTGGGAAGATGGCGGCCACCTCCTGGCTCAGCGGGGGCCTCTCCGCCCTCATGTACATGGCCACCACCTTCTCTGAGCCCTTCTGCAGGTCCCAAGTGATCCACCATTTCTTCTGTGAGACTCCCCACCTCCTGGCCCAAGCTGGCTCCACTGTAATCCTTAGAGAAGTCAAAGTCACGATCTTTACTGCAAGCCTCTCCTTTCTTTGCTTCATTTCTATCATCATCTCTTACATCCGTATCTTCTCCATTGTGCTGAAGATACCATCGGTAGAGGGCCGatccaaagccttctccacctgcctgccccacctGGTCGTTGTCgttcttttcctctctgcaggGGCCTTTGCATATCTAAAATCCAAGTCAAATGGTCCTTCAGGGGTGGATCTGTTTCTGTCCATGTTCTATTCCATAGTGCCTCTGGCCATAAACCCCATTATCTACAGCCTCAGGAACAGAGAGCTGAAG ATCCAAATAGACATTCCAAATGGCAGCCTGCTCTGA
- the LOC100079361 gene encoding olfactory receptor 14J1-like produces the protein MANVTTMMEFLLLGFSEVREQQLVHTVLFLLLYLETLTGNLLIVAITTLNWRLHTPKYFFLRHLSILDLCYISTTVPKFIVNSLTDRREISFLGCVFQVFVFISLASTEMALLTLMSFNRYVAICLPLRYEFVISRGACGKMAASSWFSGSLSGLMQTAVTFSLPFRGSNEIHQFFCDIPQLLKLSGSDWIMAEMDISALIACLAFICFVSMIISYVCIFSAVLRIRSSEGQNKAFSTCLPHLVVVAFFFSTSSFAYLKPPSDSPSFQDLLVSMFYTVVSPTVNPLIYSLRNKDMKAALKKIIGREKFT, from the coding sequence ATGGCCAATGTCACCACCATGATGGAATTCCTCCTCCTGGGGTTCTCGGAGGTACGGGAGCAGCAGCTGGTCCACACCGTGCTGTTCCTCCTGCTGTACCTGGAGACCTTGACAGGAAATCTCCTCATCGTTGCTATCACGACCCTCAACTGGAGACTCCACACCCCCAAGTACTTCTTCCTCAGGCACCTGTCTATCCTCGACCTCTGTTACATCTCCACCACTGTCCCCAAATTCATTGTCAACTCTCTGACTGACCGTAGAGAAATTTCTTTCCTGGGCTGTGTCTTCCAAGTGTTTGTCTTCATATCTTTGGCATCTACCGAAATGGCCTTGCTCACGTTGATGTCCTTCAACCGCTACGTGGCCATATGCCTCCCCCTGCGCTACGAGTTCGTCATTAGTCGAGGGGCCTGTGGGAAGATGGCGGCTTCTTCCTGGTTCAGTGGGAGTCTTTCTGGACTTATGCAAACAGCAGTGACCTTCTCTCTACCCTTCCGTGGGTCCAATGAGATCCACCAGTTCTTCTGTGATATCCCCCAGCTCCTGAAACTCTCTGGTTCTGACTGGATCATGGCAGAGATGGACATTTCAGCCCTCATTGCATGTCTTGCCTTCATCTGCTTTGTCTCCATGATCATCTCTTACGTCTGCATCTTCTCAGCCGTGCTGAGGATACGGTCCTCAGAAGGCCAGaacaaagccttctccacctgtctgccccACCTCGTCGTTGTggctttcttcttctccaccaGTTCCTTCGCTTATCTGAAAccgccctctgactctccctcattTCAAGACCTGCTGGTGTCCATGTTCTACACGGTGGTGTCCCCTACAgtgaaccccctcatctacagcctgaggaataaGGACATGAAGGCTGCCCTGAAGAAGATCATAGGAAGGGAGAAGTTCACTTAG
- the LOC114808883 gene encoding vomeronasal type-2 receptor 26-like: MIFLSYEEPLGMVLVSLALCFSLLTALVLGVFIHHRETSIVKANNHSLSYTLLTALLLRFLSSLTFVGHPSLATCLLQQMNFRVIFSVAISTVLAKTVTVILAFKATGQGSRMRTWLGSKASSSIICICSLIQVAICTVWLGISPRFPDVDVTSEAGVIIVQCNEGSPTAFYCILGYMGLLALVSLTVAFLARKLPDSFSEAKFITFSMLVYCRIWVSFLPIYLSTKGKAMVAVEVFSILSSSTGILGFGPKVYVILLRPDRNTRGQLLERQGNP, encoded by the coding sequence ATGATCTTCCTTTCCTATGAGGAACCTCTGGGGATGGTTCTGGTGTCCTtagccctctgtttctctctcctaacCGCTCTGGTTTTAGGGGTCTTTATCCACCACCGGGAAACCTCCATAGTGAAAGCTAACAATCACAGTCTCAGTTACACACTCCTTACTGCCCTCCTGCTCCGCTTCCTGTCCTCCTTGACCTTTGTTGGCCATCCCAGCCTGGCCACCTGCCTCCTGCAACAGATGAACTTCAGAGTCATCTTCTCAGTGGCCATTTCTACCGTGTTGGCTAAGACAGTCACTGTGATCCTGGCCTTCAAAGCTACCGGGCAGGGGAGCAGAATGAGGACTTGGCTGGGGTCCAAGGCATCTTCCTCCATCATCTgcatctgctctctcattcaagtgGCCATCTGCACGGTCTGGCTGGGGATCTCCCCCCGATTCCCTGACGTGGACGTGACGTCTGAAGCTGGGGTTATCATCGTCCAGTGCAACGAGGGCTCCCCCACCGCCTTCTACTGCATCCTGggctacatggggctcctggccCTAGTAAGCCTCACTGTGGCCTTCCTGGCCAGGAAGCTGCCAGACAGCTTCAGTGAGGCCAAGTTCATCACATTCAGCATGCTGGTGTACTGCAGGATCTGGGTCTCCTTCCTGCCCATATACTTGAGCACCAAGGGCAAGGCCATGGTGGCCGTGGAAGTCTTCTCCATCCTGTCCTCCAGCACCGGGATCCTCGGCTTTGGGCCCAAGGTCTATGTGATCCTGCTGAGGCCAGACAGGAACACCAGAGGGCAGCTTctggagaggcaggggaatcCATAA